One part of the Eleginops maclovinus isolate JMC-PN-2008 ecotype Puerto Natales chromosome 14, JC_Emac_rtc_rv5, whole genome shotgun sequence genome encodes these proteins:
- the LOC134876217 gene encoding lecithin retinol acyltransferase-like — protein MFPLQCLVLLFISPREQPVGTRGEEEEEEEGRQGVRETDRKWDLRRGDLLEVPRTLFTHFGIYLGEGRVSHFIPDGLPLVCRDQRRIRRMVTNSRLLLGVLTKRGSVRTDSVEDFAYGAQIRVNTLDTVVGRGPLQAEQVALRAERLHGNGSYSLLWFNCEHYVMFCRYGASSSLQTFQFCKTVRKLVLSRRVAMVMPVVCVCVMSLLGCVTPASVLMSVLLPFIIWMAA, from the exons ATGTTTCCCCTGCAGTGTCTCGTTCTGCTCTTCATCTCCCCCCGGGAACAACCAGTGGGGacgaggggggaggaggaggaggaggaggaggggagacagggagtcagagagacagacaggaagtgggatCTGAGGAGGGGCGACTTGCTGGAGGTTCCTCGGACTCTGTTCACTCACTTTGGGATTTACCTGGGGGAGGGCAG AGTGTCCCACTTCATCCCGGACGGCCTCCCCCTGGTCTGCAGGGATCAGAGGAGGATCAGACGGATGGTGACCAACAGCCGGCTGCTGCTGGGGGTTCTGACCAAG cgTGGCAGCGTGAGGACGGACTCTGTGGAGGACTTTGCATATGGAGCTCAGATCCGCGTCAACACTCTGGACACG GTAGTCGGTCGGGGCCCCCTGCAGGCGGAGCAGGTGGCCCTCCGTGCTGAGCGTCTCCACGGTAACGGGTCCTACAGCCTGCTGTGGTTTAACTGCGAGCATTACGTCATGTTCTGTCGGTACGGAgccagcagcagcctgcagaCCTTCCAG TTTTGTAAGACCGTGAGGAAGCTGGTGTTGAGTCGTcgtgttgccatggtgatgccggtggtgtgtgtgtgtgtgatgtcccTGCTGGGGTGTGTGACCCCGGCCTCCGTCCTGATGTCCGTCCTGCTCCCCTTCATCATCTGGATGGCTGCTTAA
- the lratb.1 gene encoding uncharacterized protein lratb.1 — protein sequence MNIIPHLLRHAPEAFTCLPRGRKVRKCVSFRFSSRLAQVSSNANTSERRFRGFTSSSETRAVRIGCASGFWGDTAVSVPQLVYSGKLDFLVFDYLSEITMSLLTAAKTKMPNLGYAPDFVHIALAPFINDIHRKGIRVVSNAGGVNPLSCAEAIQEVIRKAGLDLKVAVVTGDDLMPHRGLLSEVRMADGSSRQQLPKTLHSMNAYLGALPIKRCLDLGADIVVTGRCVDSAVTLGPLMHTFGWQRTSYDLLAAGSLAGHLIECGAQSTGGVFTDWHKVPDWDNMGFPVVEVSGDGSFLLSKPPLTGGLVSFGSVAEQLVYEIADPRRYLLPDVSCDFSQVLIQEVAGVDGGAVKVTGARGSAPSQDYKVCATFMDGFRATAVCPVGGPRAAEKARRTADSIIKRTRRMLQQLKMEDFSSVNVQVLGAEDTYGPHARSKGCREAVIWMAVHHKQKKALELFAREVAPAGTGMAPGLTGIVGGRPRVSPVLKPFFFMHPKSELKVEVHVDGQQAESFEDAEPHTSDQEVLPPSAPEEPDAELPSGPHSFRLEELAYTRSGDKGDSANIGVIARHPLFFPYLKKHLTSSVVEDYLSHLIQPGTKDAVTRYTLPGINGLNFVLQSSLGGGGVASLRSDPQGKAYGQMLLDLKLRDLPDLKSLVD from the exons ATGAATATCATTCCACATTTACTCCGACACGCTCCCGAGGCTTTTACGTGTTTGCCGCGTGGCAGAAAAGTAAGAAAATGCGTCAGTTTTAGATTTAGTTCCAGGTTAGCACAGGTTAGCTCTAATGCTAACACATCGGAAAGGAGATTCCGAGGTTTCACGAGCTCTTCCGAAACCCGAGCGGTACGAATCGGCTGTGCATCCGGGTTCTGGGGAGACACCGCTGTCTCAG TGCCTCAGCTGGTCTACAGTGGGAAGCTGGACTTCCTGGTGTTCGACTACCTCAGTGAGATCACCATGTCTCTGCTCACCGCCGCCAAAACCAAGATGCCC AATCTGGGTTACGCTCCAGACTTCGTCCACATCGCCCTCGCTCCGTTCATCAACGACATCCACAGGAAAG GGATCCGGGTGGTGAGTAATGCGGGGGGGGTGAACCCTCTCTCCTGCGCTGAAGCCATACAGGAAGTCATCAGGAAGGCCGGCCTGGACCTCAAGGTCGCCGTGGTGACCGGGGACGACCTCATGCCACAT AGGGGCCTCCTCTCTGAAGTGAGGATGGCGGATggcagcagcagacagcagcttccTAAAACTCTACACAGCATGAACGCTTACCTCGG GGCCCTTCCCATAAAGCGCTGTCTGGACCTCGGCGCTGACATCGTGGTGACGGGTCGCTGCGTGGACAGCGCGGTGACGCTGGGCCCGCTCATGCACACC TTTGGATGGCAGAGGACTTCCTATGACCTTCTGGCAGCTgggag tctggcAGGTCACCTGATAGAGTGTGGAGCTCAGAGCACAGGAGGAGTCTTCACTGACTGGCACAAAGTTCCTGACTG ggacaACATGGGTTTCCCGGTGGTGGAGGTCTCCGGCGACggctccttcctcctctccaaacCTCCTCTCACCGGAGGCCTGGTCTCCTTCGGCTCCGTGGCCGAGCAGCTGGTGTACGAGATCGCAGACCCGAGGAGATACCTGCTGCCCGACGTGAGCTGCGACTTCAGCCAGGTGCTCATCCAGGAAGtagcag gtgtagATGGAGGTGCTGTCAAAGTGACGGGGGCTAGAGGCTCCGCTCCCTCTCAGGACTACAAG GTGTGTGCCACCTTCATGGACGGTTTCCGGGCGACAGCGGTGTGTCCGGTCGGGGGTCCGAGAGCGGCGGAGAAAGCCCGACGCACTGCCGACAGCATCATCAAacg gacgaGGCGCATGCTGCAGCAGTTGAAGATGGAGGACTTCAGCTCCGTTAACGTTCAGGTCCTCGGGGCGGAGGACACGTACGGCCCCCACGCTCGCAGCAAG ggctgCAGAGAGGCGGTGATCTGGATGGCCGTTCATCACAAGCAGAAGAAAGCTCTGGAGCTGTTTGCCAGGGAAGTGGCTCCTGCAGGCACCGGCATGG CTCCAGGACTCACTGGTATCGTTGGTGGTCGACCCAGAGT CTCTCCTGTCCTGAAGCCATTTTTCTTTATGCATCCTAAATCTGAGCTGAAG GTGGAGGTTCACGTTGATGGACAGCAGGCGGAGTCTTTTGAGGACGCGGAGCCACACACATCTGACCAGGAAGTCCTGCCCCCCTCAGCTCCGGAAGAACCTGACGCAG agcttCCCAGTGGCCCCCACAGCTTCAGACTGGAGGAGCTGGCCTACACCAGGAGCGGAGACAAAGGAGACTCTGCCAACATCG GAGTGATCGCTCGCCaccctctcttcttcccctACCTGAAGAAGCACCTGACTTCTTCTGTGGTGGAGGACTACTTGTCCCACCTCATCCAGCCGGGGACCAAGGACGCCGTGACACG gtACACTCTTCCCGGGATCAACGGTCTGAACTTCGTCCTGCAGAGTTCACTTGGAGGGGGAGGGGTGGCATCTCTGCGCAGCGACccccag GGCAAAGCTTACGGTCAGATGCTGCtggacctgaagctgagagaTCTGCCTGACCTCAAGTCACTGGTGgactga
- the LOC134876219 gene encoding lecithin retinol acyltransferase-like, giving the protein MLDTLTFLLEKLFLLAHIKVSSLLPPPRRERAGRGEEHPPTQRLQRGDLLEVPRTLFTHFGIYLGEGRVAHLIPDVLPLLGVHPKRVHEMVTNTRLVLGVLSKHATVRVDSVEDFAYGAVILLNAMDRAVSRGALPAEEVAQRAEKLVGPVSYSLLWNNCEHFVTYTRYGTAQSLQTDKFCEWLKSLIRDQRNIVLTALLGLLSVACFGISFFTVLPSLLVPFTLWMVS; this is encoded by the exons ATGTTGGACACGCTCACCTTCCTCCTGGAGAAGCTCTTCCTTCTCGCACACATCAAGGTCTCCAGCCTGCTTCCCCCACCCCGCAGGGAGCGAGCCGGGAGGGGTGAGGAGCACCCCCCCACGCAGCGGCTGCAGCGCGGGGACCTGCTGGAGGTCCCGCGCACGCTCTTCACGCACTTCGGCATCTACCTGGGCGAAGGCCGCGTCGCGCACCTGATCCCGGACGTTCTGCCGCTGCTAGGCGTGCACCCCAAGCGCGTGCACGAGATGGTGACCAACACGCGCCTGGTGCTAGGGGTCCTCTCCAAGCACGCAACGGTGCGCGTGGACTCCGTGGAGGACTTCGCGTACGGAGCGGTGATCCTGCTGAACGCGATGGACCGCGCGGTGTCCCGCGGCGCGCTCCCTGCGGAGGAGGTGGCGCAGCGCGCGGAGAAGCTCGTGGGGCCCGTGTCCTACAGCCTGCTGTGGAACAACTGCGAGCACTTCGTCACGTACACGCGCTACGGGACCGCGCAGagcctgcagacagacaag TTCTGCGAGTGGCTGAAGTCTCTGATCCGGGACCAGCGGAACATCGTGCTGACGGCGCTCCTCGGACTTCTCTCCGTGGCCTGTTTTGGGATTTCCTTCTTCACCGTTCTCCCCAGCCTCCTCGTCCCCTTCACCCTGTGGATGGTCAGCTAG